One window of Candidatus Dadabacteria bacterium genomic DNA carries:
- a CDS encoding RDD family protein: protein MKCPECGYTSFDYLEECKKCGAALSPVPIFKYLYEDELSTEVVIDRSVQPVADDVLAGVKTVGATFELSPASDHQYEGLPEGELEDFLVFERDLGEETAEQEEQQEQEEQIEKESPPSLPQGMVPAAFGERLFAFSVDLLFTLCVAAAALFSGANLIGETFFPGFGEFVSIWGWICLSAYVLATTYFIFLPSWCGTTLGNSVAGIRVVMRDGSAAGFQTNLLRWVGWIFSVATVFAGFALSILDPQRKTFSDRLCGTFVVKA, encoded by the coding sequence ATGAAATGTCCTGAGTGCGGCTACACGAGCTTTGATTATCTTGAGGAGTGCAAGAAATGCGGGGCCGCCCTGTCTCCCGTACCTATTTTCAAGTATCTCTATGAAGACGAGTTGAGCACGGAGGTGGTTATTGACAGGAGCGTGCAGCCCGTTGCCGACGATGTTCTAGCCGGGGTCAAGACAGTTGGGGCGACATTTGAACTCAGCCCTGCGAGCGATCATCAATACGAAGGGTTGCCCGAGGGCGAACTTGAGGATTTTCTTGTCTTTGAAAGAGATCTGGGCGAGGAGACCGCGGAACAAGAAGAGCAGCAGGAGCAGGAAGAGCAAATAGAAAAAGAGAGTCCACCGTCCCTGCCCCAAGGGATGGTTCCCGCGGCCTTCGGGGAGAGACTTTTCGCATTTTCCGTCGATCTCCTGTTTACTCTTTGCGTTGCCGCAGCCGCGCTCTTCTCGGGGGCGAATCTCATCGGAGAAACTTTTTTCCCGGGCTTCGGAGAATTTGTTTCCATATGGGGGTGGATATGTCTTTCTGCTTACGTGCTGGCGACCACATATTTCATTTTTCTTCCCTCCTGGTGCGGGACGACTCTTGGAAACTCGGTTGCGGGTATCCGCGTGGTGATGCGGGACGGCTCTGCTGCCGGGTTTCAGACGAATTTGCTCAGGTGGGTCGGCTGGATTTTTTCTGTGGCTACTGTTTTCGCGGGTTTTGCGCTCTCAATACTTGACCCGCAACGTAAGACTTTCAGCGACCGTCTCTGCGGAACTTTCGTCGTGAAGGCCTGA
- the gshA gene encoding glutamate--cysteine ligase yields MLIEQLERNIASKRGEISRWIEFHCEKVMVPLYSSVDLRFSEHKIAPIDTNVFPAGFNNLSAGFRKNAGKLFREYLFSRYPSAEKILLVPELNTKNAYYWENVWVIKSVLEDVGYEVCVGIANEEFRRETVSFSSASGQVIEAKRVFQEEGSAMIDGFVPDIIMINNDFSEKCPKTLHNLRQPVLPPVEIGWHARKKDVHFEFYNRLCSELADILEVDPWVMSVETVLETGVDFDFPEDRERVSQKAGEILSRVREEYSKRDIDHEPSLFVKSNSGTYGMAVSSFSDPRSIAEMNSRDRKRMRVSKGGVPVRDVVIQECVPTSLRVGEDFVGEPVVYLVQSQVAGMFYRVNPIRGELENLNSKGMEFLPYDDSLANGISPAFDLVCKVATIAAGYEIEKVLRDVDC; encoded by the coding sequence ATGCTTATAGAGCAGCTTGAAAGAAATATCGCTAGCAAACGCGGGGAGATTTCCCGCTGGATAGAGTTCCATTGCGAAAAGGTCATGGTACCGCTTTACAGTTCCGTTGACCTGCGTTTCTCCGAGCATAAGATTGCCCCTATAGACACCAATGTTTTTCCCGCAGGCTTTAACAACCTTTCTGCGGGATTCAGGAAAAATGCGGGAAAGCTCTTCAGGGAATATCTTTTTTCCAGGTACCCGAGTGCCGAAAAAATCCTTTTGGTTCCCGAGCTCAATACCAAAAACGCCTATTACTGGGAAAATGTCTGGGTAATAAAGTCCGTTTTGGAGGATGTGGGCTACGAGGTGTGCGTCGGCATTGCGAACGAGGAATTTCGAAGGGAAACTGTCTCGTTCAGTTCGGCAAGCGGTCAGGTAATCGAGGCGAAGCGGGTTTTTCAGGAAGAGGGCTCGGCGATGATAGATGGATTCGTGCCCGATATCATAATGATAAACAACGATTTTTCGGAGAAGTGTCCGAAAACCCTGCACAATTTGCGCCAGCCCGTCTTACCGCCCGTTGAAATAGGGTGGCATGCGAGAAAAAAGGACGTGCATTTTGAGTTCTATAACCGTCTCTGCAGCGAACTTGCCGACATACTGGAAGTGGACCCCTGGGTGATGTCGGTTGAAACTGTTTTGGAAACCGGAGTGGATTTTGATTTCCCCGAGGACAGGGAGCGGGTTTCCCAGAAAGCCGGAGAAATTCTCTCAAGGGTTAGAGAAGAATATTCGAAAAGAGACATAGACCACGAACCCTCGCTTTTCGTCAAGAGCAATTCAGGCACCTACGGCATGGCAGTTTCGAGCTTCAGCGACCCGCGGAGCATAGCGGAGATGAACTCGCGCGACCGCAAGAGGATGCGGGTTTCGAAGGGAGGAGTGCCGGTTAGGGACGTGGTAATACAGGAGTGTGTACCGACCTCGCTTCGCGTCGGGGAAGATTTTGTCGGTGAACCGGTTGTTTACCTTGTTCAGTCCCAAGTGGCAGGGATGTTCTACAGGGTTAACCCCATTCGAGGCGAACTTGAAAATCTTAACTCAAAGGGGATGGAATTTCTTCCGTACGATGACTCCTTAGCAAACGGCATCTCTCCGGCATTTGATCTTGTCTGCAAGGTTGCTACTATCGCCGCGGGCTACGAGATAGAAAAAGTGCTTAGGGACGTGGATTGCTGA
- a CDS encoding type II toxin-antitoxin system PemK/MazF family toxin, translating into MHGVTFKPHDIVVVSFPFTDSSVKKRRPALVISSEEFNENHDQLILAMVTTAKRSSWQSDIKLKDPADANLAVPSVVRLKLFTLEKSMIIRRLGCLSKKDKNSVDVSLKQHILDPAL; encoded by the coding sequence ATGCATGGCGTAACCTTTAAACCCCATGATATTGTAGTTGTTTCTTTCCCCTTTACCGATTCTTCTGTTAAAAAGCGCAGGCCCGCTTTGGTTATATCATCCGAAGAGTTCAATGAAAACCACGATCAATTGATTTTAGCGATGGTCACAACCGCCAAGCGTAGTTCTTGGCAAAGCGATATCAAACTCAAAGACCCCGCCGACGCCAATTTAGCAGTGCCGTCGGTAGTGCGCTTAAAACTCTTTACGTTAGAAAAATCGATGATTATCAGACGACTAGGATGTTTATCGAAGAAGGATAAAAATTCTGTTGATGTTTCTTTAAAACAACATATATTGGACCCAGCACTTTAA
- a CDS encoding AbrB/MazE/SpoVT family DNA-binding domain-containing protein, with translation MEISKITSKGQVTIPHGLRKAAHFKTGDKLVFELDGDRVIVTKLKPTKDTYLDSISSNLEEWLSDEDEDAWRNL, from the coding sequence GTGGAAATTTCCAAAATCACTTCGAAAGGCCAAGTCACTATTCCTCATGGATTGCGTAAGGCCGCACACTTTAAAACAGGTGACAAGCTTGTTTTCGAGTTAGACGGAGACCGTGTTATTGTAACCAAGCTCAAGCCCACTAAAGACACTTATTTGGATAGCATTTCTTCAAACCTTGAGGAATGGCTATCAGATGAGGATGAAGATGCATGGCGTAACCTTTAA